Proteins from one Triticum aestivum cultivar Chinese Spring chromosome 7A, IWGSC CS RefSeq v2.1, whole genome shotgun sequence genomic window:
- the LOC123152739 gene encoding putative disease resistance protein RGA3: MEEGIGWLAQAILASPLIDKHDPWVSEAGLAEEIDGLKSEIKGVHMVVSAVKGRALGNEALAGSLVHLKEVLYDARNLVDDLDHYRLQQGKPASIEPTSSSHGKRLRSKAWDHFVVTRDGNDNPVHAECKYCHAIVQCKTKYGTGVLSRHVKSASCMEITRALPSHQPQDSSPSISNVTGEAMPVSVCNSSSRKRMRIGRESTQVTTDNTNLWNKDGFSSRLRELINQLQGIQGDVRGVINIPVLDSVAASNHRWSTTYFACRRTSSLHQRKMYGRSAEKNFIIKLISEHKSAGGVTVLPIVGIGGIGKTALAQLVYNDPAVENQFDHKIWIWVSNNFDEVRLTREMLDFVSQETHGGLCNLAKLQEILKGNQLLAPFKSDNANNNLILMTTRKPSVAKRRGTAEPIKLGALEKDDFWLLFKAHAFGDENYEEQESLSGIGQKIAHKLKGNPLAAQTAGALLIEHLTVEHWTNGLKNEDWKSLHLSSGIMSSLKFCYDELPFHLQQCFSYCSIFPYGYQFPVEELVYMWISHGFVKLDDSSASLKDTGWYYLTDLVNLGFFEQVISSMSNIPCSKKFEEKLRSSFTSVKKLRVNHRHLQYLKLQDSHVELGSSPQVSSKFFNRVLDGWLTSLQTIHLENCGECWIVPSLKRLPSLTRLFLRNMRKVREVSFPSLEELVLVEMSELESCVCTSLGDMNSSLRVLDIRNCHKLKMFALLEKHHSFKMKKGSWLPNLRKFIVYDCPHLEVVIPLRPSATFSELLISRVSTSLTMDKFYMETFEIRPNSLLGESFGEMRLDEKILAFHNLRDLKCLEISFCRNLTSIPLISFHQLVSLESLTIVGCTKLFSSDVVSAHTHEDMIAADYIALPCLESLSIFSCGITGKWLSLMLRHAPAVKKLMLKDCSKLTQLWIEGEENGQLNLNPASEASSSGYQNGLSANSAPDGLWCIPFNLITSLKEITISRCPHLIFDITRLASLEKLSIIEGCPKMLSSLVHGRLLLPQSLEQILIYEYPQETIQLCFLNNRTCLKKIQLFYSSALNSLMLHSCTSLEDLTIRECKSLTALHDMESLRTLRALALYPRIKIGWCPRISELPKEGLPPSLEKLVIVCCDDLEDLPAGLHSLPSLKKLKIDCCKGLSRLPKEGLPPSLEQLVIEDCSSKLSKQCRLLATSKLKVKIDEPFLG, encoded by the exons ATGGAGGAAGGGATCGGGTGGCTAGCGCAGGCCATCCTCGCAAGCCCCCTGATCGACAAGCATGATCCCTGGGTTAGCGAAGCCGGGCTCGCAGAGGAGATCGACGGGCTCAAGTCTGAAATCAAGGGAGTCCACATGGTGGTCTCTGCTGTGAAGGGCAGGGCGCTCGGGAACGAGGCACTGGCTGGATCTCTTGTTCATCTCAAGGAGGTGCTCTATGACGCCCGAAACCTAGTCGACGACCTCGACCACTACAGGCTCCAACAAG GCAAGCCCGCTTCGATCGAGCCAACAAGTAGCAGCCATGGCAAGAGGCTACGGTCCAAGGCGTGGGACCATTTCGTCGTGACAAGAGATGGTAATGATAACCCTGTGCACGCAGAATGTAAATACTGTCACGCGATAGTACAATGTAAGACCAAATACGGGACAGGAGTTTTGTCAAGGCATGTCAAAAGTGCTAGCTGTATGGAAATAACCCGAGCCCTACCAAGTCACCAACCACAAGACTCTTCCCCAAG CATAAGCAATGTtactggagaagccatgcctgttTCAGTTTGTAATTCATCCAGCAGAAAAAGAATGAGAATTGGTCGTGAGTCAACACAAGTCACCACAGATAACACAAACCTCTGGAACAAGGACGGATTTTCGAGCAGGTTACGAGAATTAATTAATCAGTTGCAAGGCATCCAAGGGGATGTGAGAGGAGTTATAAATATACCTGTGCTAGATTCTGTTGCAGCTTCAAATCACCGTTGGAGTACAACCTATTTTGCATGCCGAAGAACATCGAGTCTTCATCAAAGGAAAATGTACGGGAGATCTGCAGAGAAAAATTTTATCATCAAGTTGATAAGCGAACACAAATCAGCTGGTGGTGTCACTGTTCTGCCTATTGTAGGCATCGGAGGAATTGGGAAGACAGCTCTGGCTCAACTTGTATACAATGATCCAGCAGTGGAAAATCAATTTGACCACAAGATATGGATTTGGGTGTCTAACAACTTTGATGAAGTGAGGCTCACAAGGGAGATGTTAGATTTTGTGTCACAGGAAACACATGGAGGGCTTTGCAACCTTGCCAAGcttcaggagatcttgaagggtaaT CAGCTGTTGGCTCCTTTTAAGTCTgacaatgcaaacaacaatttgaTACTAATGACAACTAGAAAACCATCTGTTGCAAAAAGGAGAGGAACGGCTGAACCAATTAAGTTAGGTGCGTTGGAAAAAGATGATTTCTGGTTATTGTTTAAAGCACATGCATTTGGTGATGAGAACTACGAAGAGCAAGAAAGTCTAAGTGGCATAGGACAAAAAATAGCACACAAGTTAAAAGGAAACCCATTAGCGGCACAAACTGCAGGAGCACTATTAATAGAGCATCTCACCGTTGAACATTGGACTAACGGTCTGAAGAATGAAGATTGGAAATCGCTGCACCTCAGTAGTGGAATTATGTCATCTTTGAAGTTTTGCTATGACGAGCTGCCCTTCCATTTACAGCAGTGCTTCTCATATTGTTCTATATTCCCATACGGTTATCAGTTTCCCGTGGAGGAGTTAGTCTATATGTGGATTTCACACGGATTTGTGAAGCTAGACGATTCAAGTGCGAGTTTAAAGGATACGGGATGGTACTATCTAACTGACTTGGTGAACCTGGGCTTCTTTGAGCAAGTCATCTCTTCG ATGAGCAACATACCTTGTAGCAAGAAGTTTGAAGAAAAATTGAGAAGTTCATTTACATCAGTGAAAAAATTGAG GGTAAATCATAGACATCTCCAGTATCTGAAACTTCAGGACAGTCATGTTGAGTTGGGTTCCTCGCCTCAAGTTTCGAGTAAGTTTTTCAATCGAGTGTTAGATGGTTGGCTTACCTCTTTACAAACAATTCATCTAGAGAACTGTGGAGAATGCTGGATAGTTCCATCACTGAAAAGGCTTCCGTCTCTTACAAGGTTATTTTTGAGAAACATGCGGAAAGTAAGAGAAGTATCGTTTCCGTCATTGGAGGAGCTAGTTTTAGTTGAAATGTCAGAGTTGGAGAGTTGTGTGTGCACTTCTCTGGGAGATATGAACTCTAGTTTAAGGGTATTGGATATCCGAAATTGCCACAAACTCAAGATGTTTGCTTTGCTTGAGAAACATCATAGCTTCAAAATGAAGAAGGGTTCATGGTTGCCCAATCTTAGGAAGTTCATTGTTTACGATTGTCCTCACTTGGAAGTAGTGATCCCTCTTCGGCCTTCAGCCACATTTTCTGAACTTTTAATCAGCAGAGTTTCAACATCTCTGACAATGGACAAGTTTTACATGGAAACATTCGAAATTAGGCCAAATAGTCTTTTGGGTGAGTCTTTTGGTGAGATGAGATTGGATGAAAAAATCTTGGCATTCCATAATCTGAGGGACCTCAAATGTTTGGAAATAAGTTTCTGCAGGAATCTGACGTCTATTCCACTAATAAGTTTTCATCAGCTCGTATCTTTAGAGAGTTTGACAATAGTGGgttgcacaaaactcttctcttcgGATGTTGTGTCAGCGCACACCCATGAAGATATGATAGCTGCAGATTATATAGCCCTCCCATGTCTTGAAAGTCTTAGTATTTTTTCATGTGGAATAACGGGGAAGTGGTTATCTCTGATGCTTCGACATGCGCCGGCGGTGAAGAAATTGATGTTAAAGGACTGTTCAAAGTTGACACAGTTATGGATTGAAGGGGAAGAAAACGGTCAGCTGAATCTCAACCCAGCCTCGGAGGCTTCATCATCAGGATATCAAAATGGTTTGTCGGCAAACTCAGCTCCAGACGGTTTGTGGTGCATTCCATTTAATCTCATCACTTCTCTCAAAGAGATAACTATTTCTAGATGCCCTCATCTAATATTTGACATCACCAGACTTGCCTCCCTCGAGAAACTAAGTATAATCGAGGGTTGCCCCAAGATGCTCTCGTCTTTGGTGCACGGAAGACTGCTCCTACCGCAATCACTTGAACAAATTTTAATATATGAGTATCCTCAAGAAACCATTCAGCTGTGCTTTCTGAATAACCGCACGTGCCTCAAAAAGATACAATTATTTTATAGCTCAGCTTTGAATTCTCTAATGCTGCACTCCTGTACATCGTTGGAAGACTTGACAATTAGAGAATGCAAATCACTCACTGCATTACATGACATGGAATCGCTCAGGACTCTCAGGGCTTTGGCACTATATCCAAGGATAAAGATCGGATGGTGTCCACGCATCTCAGAGCTACCCAAGGAGGGCCTCCCACCTTCGCTGGAGAAACTTGTTATAGTATGTTGTGATGATCTGGAAGATCTTCCTGCGGGGCTGCACAGCCTTCCTTCCCTCAAGAAACTGAAGATCGACTGTTGTAAGGGACTCTCACGGCTGCCCAAGGAGGGCCTCCCACCCTCGCTGGAACAGCTGGTGATCGAAGACTGCAGCAGCAAGCTCTCAAAACAATGCAGATTGCTAGCAACAAGCAAGCTAAAGGTCAAGATTGATGAGCCCTTTTTGGGATGA